The following proteins are co-located in the Mesorhizobium sp. M1E.F.Ca.ET.045.02.1.1 genome:
- the leuS gene encoding leucine--tRNA ligase: MATERYNPRTSEPKWQKAWAEKKLFEARNDDPKPKYYVLEMFPYPSGKIHIGHTRNYTMGDVVARYKRAKGFNVLHPMGWDAFGMPAENAAMQNKVHPKDWTYENIAVMREQLKVMGLSLDWAREFATCDVDYYHRQQMLFLDFVEKGLVTRKSSKVNWDPEDMTVLANEQVIDGRGWRSGALVEQRELTQWFFKITDYAQDLLDALNCLDEWPEKVKLMQHNWIGRSEGLLIRWPLAKPVGGEHELEVYTTRPDTIFGASFMAVAADHPLARKAAESNVELAKFIDEVRHMGTSVAALETAEKKGFDTGIRVVHPFDDSWTLPVYVANFVLMEYGTGAIFGCPSGDQRDLDFANKYGLPVIPVVMPGDADAKTFQIIEEAYDGDGVMINSRFLDGMKPERAFDEVAKLLEQKMIGGRPMAERKVNFRLRDWGISRQRYWGCPIPMIHCEACGVVPVPKADLPVRLPDDIEFDRPGNPLDRHPTWRHVKCPQCGRDARRETDTMDTFVDSSWYFARFTAPWANEPTEPKAADEWLAVDQYIGGIEHAILHLLYSRFFTRAMRETGHLNLAEPFKGLFTQGMVVHETYRVGGPSTNGRWLSPGEVRIEDADGKRRAIEIATGEEATIGALEKMSKSKKNTVSPEEITDGYGADTARWFMLSDSPPERDVEWTDEGAAGAHRFVQRVWRLVQIAAEQLSGVKPAAAKESEAGAVSKAAHKILKAIGEDIEKLGFNRAIARIYELANALTTPLNDVAEGKADAALKGACREAVEILVHVIAPVMPHLAEECWETLGGTELVAERPWPVFDPALVVDNEIVLPVQVNGKKRGDLTIARDADQGAVEKAVLALDFVQKALDGKAPRKVIIVPQRIVNVVA, translated from the coding sequence ATGGCAACCGAACGTTACAATCCGCGCACGTCAGAGCCCAAATGGCAGAAGGCCTGGGCCGAAAAGAAGCTGTTCGAGGCCAGGAACGACGACCCGAAGCCGAAATACTACGTGCTTGAGATGTTCCCCTATCCGTCGGGCAAGATCCATATCGGCCACACCCGCAACTACACGATGGGCGATGTCGTGGCGCGCTACAAGCGCGCCAAGGGCTTCAACGTGCTGCATCCGATGGGCTGGGACGCCTTCGGCATGCCGGCCGAGAACGCGGCTATGCAGAACAAGGTCCACCCCAAGGACTGGACCTATGAGAACATCGCCGTCATGCGCGAGCAGCTCAAGGTCATGGGCCTGTCGCTCGACTGGGCGCGCGAGTTCGCCACTTGCGACGTCGACTACTACCATCGCCAGCAGATGCTGTTCCTCGACTTCGTCGAGAAGGGCCTGGTGACGCGCAAATCCTCCAAGGTCAATTGGGACCCGGAGGACATGACGGTGCTCGCCAACGAACAGGTCATCGACGGCCGCGGCTGGCGCTCGGGCGCGCTGGTCGAGCAGCGCGAGCTGACACAGTGGTTCTTCAAGATCACCGACTACGCGCAGGACCTGTTGGACGCGCTCAACTGCCTCGACGAATGGCCGGAAAAGGTCAAGCTGATGCAGCACAACTGGATCGGCCGCTCGGAAGGGCTGCTGATCCGCTGGCCGCTGGCCAAGCCGGTCGGCGGCGAGCATGAGCTGGAAGTCTACACGACCAGGCCGGACACCATCTTCGGCGCCTCCTTCATGGCGGTCGCGGCCGATCATCCGCTGGCCAGGAAGGCCGCGGAGAGCAATGTCGAGCTGGCCAAGTTCATCGACGAGGTCCGCCATATGGGCACCTCGGTGGCCGCACTTGAGACGGCCGAGAAGAAAGGCTTCGACACCGGCATCCGCGTCGTCCATCCGTTCGACGACAGTTGGACGCTGCCCGTCTATGTCGCCAATTTCGTGCTGATGGAATACGGCACCGGCGCCATCTTCGGCTGCCCGTCGGGCGACCAGCGAGACCTCGACTTCGCCAACAAATACGGCCTGCCGGTGATCCCGGTGGTGATGCCGGGGGATGCGGACGCCAAGACCTTCCAGATCATCGAGGAGGCCTATGACGGCGATGGCGTGATGATCAATTCGCGCTTCCTCGACGGCATGAAGCCCGAGAGGGCGTTCGACGAAGTGGCGAAGCTGCTCGAACAGAAGATGATCGGCGGCCGGCCGATGGCGGAGCGCAAGGTAAACTTCCGCCTGCGCGACTGGGGCATCTCGCGCCAGCGCTACTGGGGCTGCCCGATCCCGATGATCCACTGCGAAGCCTGCGGGGTGGTGCCGGTGCCGAAGGCCGACCTGCCGGTCAGGCTGCCCGACGACATCGAGTTCGACCGTCCGGGCAACCCGCTCGACCGACACCCGACATGGCGGCATGTGAAGTGCCCGCAATGCGGCCGCGACGCGCGGCGCGAGACCGACACGATGGATACCTTCGTCGACTCGTCGTGGTATTTCGCGCGCTTCACCGCGCCCTGGGCGAACGAGCCGACAGAGCCGAAGGCTGCCGACGAATGGCTGGCGGTCGACCAGTATATCGGCGGCATCGAGCACGCGATCCTGCATCTGCTCTATTCGCGCTTCTTCACCCGCGCCATGCGCGAGACCGGCCATCTCAATCTCGCCGAGCCGTTCAAGGGCCTGTTCACGCAAGGCATGGTGGTGCACGAGACCTACCGCGTCGGCGGCCCGTCGACCAATGGGCGCTGGCTGTCGCCGGGCGAAGTCAGGATCGAGGATGCGGACGGCAAGCGCCGCGCCATCGAGATCGCGACCGGCGAAGAGGCGACGATCGGCGCGCTCGAGAAGATGTCGAAGTCGAAGAAGAACACGGTGAGCCCGGAAGAGATCACCGACGGCTACGGCGCCGACACCGCACGCTGGTTCATGCTGTCGGATTCGCCGCCCGAGCGCGACGTCGAGTGGACGGACGAAGGTGCCGCCGGCGCGCATCGCTTCGTGCAGCGCGTCTGGCGCCTGGTGCAGATCGCGGCGGAGCAGCTCTCCGGCGTGAAGCCCGCGGCGGCCAAGGAAAGCGAGGCGGGTGCCGTCTCGAAGGCGGCGCACAAGATCCTGAAGGCCATCGGCGAGGATATCGAGAAGCTCGGTTTCAACCGGGCGATCGCGCGCATCTACGAGCTTGCCAACGCGCTGACCACGCCGCTCAACGATGTCGCCGAAGGCAAGGCGGACGCGGCGCTGAAAGGCGCTTGCCGCGAGGCCGTCGAGATCCTGGTGCATGTGATCGCGCCGGTGATGCCGCATCTGGCCGAGGAATGCTGGGAGACGCTGGGCGGCACCGAACTCGTCGCCGAACGGCCGTGGCCGGTCTTCGATCCGGCTCTCGTCGTCGACAACGAGATCGTGCTGCCGGTGCAGGTCAACGGCAAGAAACGCGGGGATTTGACAATTGCCCGCGACGCGGATCAAGGTGCCGTCGAAAAAGCGGTGCTGGCACTCGACTTCGTGCAAAAAGCGCTCGATGGCAAGGCCCCGCGCAAGGTGATCATCGTCCCGCAGAGGATCGTCAATGTTGTTGCCTGA
- the lptE gene encoding LPS assembly lipoprotein LptE translates to MLLPDPEKSEAGRHFGRVTVWGLVASLALVSACTVRPLYSSAPLTVGSQVGAAAELASISIKPVGTRYGQQVRNNLIFAFGQGSGEPASPAYTLDLGVSELVESAAIVQVQTEEDEPTAGTVTLTANYVLRDATGAVVAVGKRSIPSSFDRPRQEFAAYRAQIDAENRAARELADLLRLAIAQDLAKHGKKA, encoded by the coding sequence ATGTTGTTGCCTGATCCGGAAAAGTCAGAAGCGGGACGCCACTTCGGCCGCGTTACGGTCTGGGGCCTGGTCGCCTCGCTGGCGCTGGTCTCGGCCTGCACGGTACGGCCGCTCTACTCCAGCGCGCCGCTCACCGTCGGCTCGCAGGTCGGCGCCGCCGCCGAACTGGCATCGATCTCGATCAAGCCGGTCGGCACGCGCTACGGCCAGCAGGTGCGCAACAATCTGATCTTCGCGTTCGGCCAGGGCTCCGGTGAGCCGGCCTCGCCGGCCTACACGCTCGACCTCGGCGTCAGCGAGCTGGTCGAATCGGCCGCCATCGTCCAGGTGCAGACCGAAGAGGACGAGCCGACGGCGGGCACGGTGACGCTCACCGCCAATTATGTGCTGCGAGATGCGACCGGCGCGGTGGTAGCCGTCGGCAAGCGCTCGATCCCGTCGTCCTTCGACCGGCCGCGCCAGGAGTTCGCCGCCTACCGGGCGCAGATCGACGCCGAGAACCGCGCCGCCCGCGAACTCGCCGATCTGCTCAGGCTGGCGATCGCCCAGGACCTGGCCAAGCACGGCAAGAAGGCCTGA
- a CDS encoding MerR family transcriptional regulator: protein MKIGELAKRSGLSTHTIRYYERIGLLPYADRDQSGQRDYDASILSWIEFLDRLKATGMPIREMLRYEALRERGVGTEAERGALLEQHRERVRAHVAELQACLLVLDTKIAGYAGNEQRMKEYDATIPERRRKPAGTRQAGAR, encoded by the coding sequence ATGAAGATTGGTGAACTGGCGAAGCGTTCGGGATTATCGACCCACACCATCCGTTACTATGAGCGGATCGGGCTGCTTCCCTATGCCGACAGGGACCAATCGGGCCAGCGTGACTACGACGCATCAATCCTCAGCTGGATAGAATTTCTCGACCGTCTCAAAGCGACCGGGATGCCTATCCGGGAAATGCTGCGCTACGAGGCCTTGCGGGAACGTGGCGTCGGCACGGAAGCGGAGCGCGGCGCGTTGCTTGAACAGCACCGCGAGCGTGTCCGAGCACATGTGGCCGAATTGCAAGCCTGCCTTCTCGTCCTCGACACCAAGATTGCCGGATATGCAGGCAATGAACAGAGGATGAAAGAATATGACGCAACAATCCCCGAACGCCGGCGAAAGCCGGCTGGAACGCGGCAAGCGGGCGCTCGCTGA
- a CDS encoding carboxymuconolactone decarboxylase family protein → MTQQSPNAGESRLERGKRALAEIDGEAGHNVIAALADIAPDFANYVFEFSFGDIYSRPGLDLRAREIATVAALTAMGTATPQLKVHIEAGLNVGLTKDEIIEIIMQMAVYAGFPAALNGLFAAKEVFARFPVQKAEASV, encoded by the coding sequence ATGACGCAACAATCCCCGAACGCCGGCGAAAGCCGGCTGGAACGCGGCAAGCGGGCGCTCGCTGAAATCGACGGCGAAGCCGGCCACAATGTCATTGCCGCTCTGGCGGACATTGCCCCCGACTTCGCAAACTACGTGTTCGAGTTCTCGTTTGGCGACATTTACAGCCGCCCCGGCCTCGATCTGCGCGCTCGGGAAATCGCCACTGTCGCGGCGCTGACCGCGATGGGGACAGCGACTCCGCAATTGAAGGTTCACATTGAGGCGGGCCTGAATGTCGGGCTGACCAAGGACGAAATCATCGAGATCATCATGCAGATGGCGGTCTATGCGGGCTTTCCTGCGGCTCTCAACGGCCTGTTCGCAGCCAAGGAAGTATTCGCCCGATTTCCCGTCCAGAAGGCGGAGGCGAGCGTGTAG
- the fsa gene encoding fructose-6-phosphate aldolase, with amino-acid sequence MKFFVDTADIKEIKELNDLGLLDGVTTNPSLILKSGGKIAEVTKQICDIVEGPVSAEVVATEFKDMMGEAEVLAKIAPNVCIKVPLTLDGLKACKTIRTEMNRMVNVTLCFSANQALLAAKAGASFISPFVGRIDDTGWDGMDLIADIKQIYDNYDFSTEILTASARTVNHVKQAALIGAHVITAPPATLKALVKHPLTDKGLEMFLADWAKTGQKIG; translated from the coding sequence ATGAAGTTTTTTGTCGACACCGCCGACATCAAGGAGATCAAGGAACTGAACGATCTGGGGCTGCTCGACGGCGTCACCACCAACCCGTCTCTCATCCTGAAATCGGGCGGCAAGATCGCCGAGGTCACGAAGCAGATCTGCGACATCGTCGAAGGCCCGGTCTCGGCCGAGGTGGTGGCCACCGAGTTCAAGGACATGATGGGCGAGGCCGAGGTGCTGGCCAAGATCGCGCCGAATGTCTGCATCAAGGTGCCGCTGACGCTGGACGGGCTGAAGGCCTGCAAGACGATCCGCACCGAGATGAACCGCATGGTCAATGTCACGCTGTGCTTCTCGGCCAATCAGGCGCTGCTTGCCGCCAAGGCCGGCGCCTCCTTCATCTCGCCCTTCGTCGGCCGCATCGACGACACCGGCTGGGACGGCATGGACCTGATCGCCGACATCAAGCAGATCTACGATAATTACGATTTCTCGACCGAGATCCTGACCGCTTCGGCCCGCACCGTGAATCACGTCAAGCAGGCCGCACTGATCGGGGCGCATGTCATCACCGCTCCGCCGGCGACACTCAAGGCGCTGGTCAAGCACCCGCTGACCGACAAGGGCCTGGAGATGTTCCTCGCCGACTGGGCAAAGACCGGCCAGAAGATCGGCTGA
- a CDS encoding primosomal protein N' translates to MTEDSPFVAAAPVLVPMPAERPYTYAVPPGMRVVPGSIVRVPLGPRQVAGIVWDGAVETVDPKKLRPIEEVFDCPPIDRAMRRFVDWIAHYTLSAPGMVARMLLRAPEAFDPEPWIEGLQRTLAEPDRLTDARRRVLETAEGGLAWTRSGLAHAAGVSSTVIDGLRAQGVFETVMIPPRPVVAAPDPGHAAPELMPDQKAAAEKLRAAIAADAFNVTLLDGVTGSGKTEVYFEAVAAALDKGQQVLILLPEIALTHAFLERFQDRFGAKPAEWHSDLPPRMRERVWRQVAEGGVRVVAGARSALFLPFKNLGLIVVDEEHDPAYKQEDRVFYNARDMAVVRGHIGAFPVVLASATPSVESRVNASQGRYDRAVLSSRFAEAALPDLKSIDMRRAPPARGGFLSPLLLEQMQRTLEKEEQSLLFLNRRGYAPLTLCRVCGHRFGCPVCSAWLVEHRFRGQLVCHHCGHNERRPEACPECGTLDHLVACGPGVERIAEEVVAHFPEARTIVLSSDLLGGVRRLRLELEAVANGEADIVIGTQLVAKGHNFPGMTLVGVVDADLGLANGDPRAAERTFQLLSQVTGRAGRTGKKSLGLLQTYQPDHPVMRAIVSGDSEAFYEREIAERERAALPPFGRLAGIIVSAATRGEAETHARGLRRAAPNASDIFVLGPAEAPLSLIGGRHRFRLLVQGERRADMQGFIRAMLADGPKLRGSVRVQVDIDPQSFL, encoded by the coding sequence ATGACGGAAGATTCGCCCTTTGTCGCGGCCGCACCCGTGCTGGTGCCGATGCCTGCCGAACGGCCCTACACCTATGCCGTGCCGCCCGGCATGCGCGTGGTGCCGGGCTCGATCGTGCGCGTGCCGCTGGGGCCGCGCCAGGTCGCTGGCATCGTCTGGGACGGCGCCGTCGAAACGGTCGATCCGAAGAAGCTGCGGCCGATCGAGGAAGTCTTCGATTGCCCGCCGATCGACCGGGCGATGCGCCGCTTCGTCGACTGGATCGCGCACTATACGCTGTCGGCTCCCGGCATGGTGGCGCGCATGCTGCTCAGGGCACCGGAAGCGTTCGATCCGGAGCCCTGGATCGAGGGGCTGCAGCGTACCCTCGCGGAACCCGATCGATTGACCGATGCCCGGCGGCGCGTGCTGGAGACGGCCGAGGGCGGGCTTGCCTGGACGCGCTCCGGTCTCGCCCATGCGGCGGGCGTCTCCTCGACCGTCATCGATGGCTTGAGGGCTCAAGGCGTGTTCGAGACGGTGATGATCCCGCCAAGGCCGGTGGTGGCGGCGCCCGATCCGGGCCATGCCGCGCCGGAATTGATGCCGGACCAGAAGGCGGCGGCCGAGAAGCTGCGAGCCGCCATCGCGGCCGACGCCTTCAACGTCACCCTGCTCGACGGCGTCACCGGATCGGGCAAAACGGAAGTCTATTTCGAGGCGGTGGCGGCGGCGCTCGACAAAGGCCAGCAGGTGCTGATCCTGCTGCCGGAGATCGCGCTCACCCATGCCTTTCTGGAACGTTTCCAGGACCGGTTCGGCGCCAAGCCGGCGGAGTGGCACTCGGACCTGCCGCCCAGGATGCGCGAACGCGTCTGGCGGCAGGTGGCCGAAGGCGGCGTGCGCGTCGTCGCCGGGGCGCGCTCGGCGCTGTTCCTGCCGTTCAAGAACCTCGGCCTGATCGTCGTCGACGAGGAGCACGACCCCGCCTACAAGCAGGAGGACCGCGTCTTCTACAATGCGCGCGACATGGCGGTGGTGCGCGGCCATATCGGGGCCTTCCCGGTCGTGCTCGCCTCGGCGACACCGTCGGTGGAAAGCCGGGTCAATGCCAGCCAGGGTCGATACGACAGGGCCGTGCTGTCGTCGCGCTTCGCCGAGGCCGCGCTTCCCGACCTGAAGTCGATCGACATGCGCCGCGCGCCGCCGGCGCGCGGCGGCTTCCTGTCGCCTCTCCTGCTGGAGCAGATGCAGCGCACGCTGGAGAAAGAAGAGCAGTCCCTGCTCTTCCTCAACCGGCGCGGCTATGCGCCGCTGACGCTCTGCCGCGTCTGCGGCCATCGCTTCGGCTGCCCGGTGTGCTCGGCCTGGCTGGTCGAGCACCGCTTTCGCGGCCAGCTTGTCTGCCATCATTGCGGGCACAACGAGCGGCGGCCGGAAGCCTGCCCGGAATGCGGCACGCTCGACCATCTCGTGGCCTGCGGGCCGGGCGTCGAGCGCATCGCCGAGGAGGTGGTGGCGCATTTCCCGGAGGCGCGCACCATCGTGCTCTCGTCCGATCTGCTCGGCGGCGTGCGCCGGCTGCGGCTCGAACTGGAGGCCGTCGCCAATGGCGAGGCCGACATCGTCATCGGCACGCAGCTCGTCGCCAAGGGCCACAATTTTCCCGGTATGACGCTGGTCGGCGTGGTCGATGCCGATCTCGGCCTTGCCAATGGCGACCCGCGCGCCGCCGAGCGCACTTTCCAGCTGCTCAGCCAGGTGACGGGCCGCGCCGGCCGCACCGGCAAGAAGAGCCTCGGCCTCTTACAGACCTACCAGCCGGACCATCCGGTGATGCGGGCGATCGTCTCTGGCGATTCGGAGGCTTTTTACGAGCGCGAGATCGCCGAGCGCGAGCGGGCGGCGCTGCCGCCTTTCGGCCGGCTCGCCGGCATCATCGTCAGTGCCGCGACGCGAGGCGAGGCCGAAACCCATGCACGGGGCTTGCGGCGCGCCGCGCCCAATGCGTCCGATATCTTCGTGCTCGGGCCTGCCGAGGCGCCACTGTCGCTGATCGGCGGCCGCCACCGCTTCCGCCTCTTGGTGCAGGGCGAGCGGCGCGCCGACATGCAGGGTTTTATTCGCGCCATGCTGGCGGATGGGCCGAAACTGAGGGGCTCGGTCAGGGTGCAGGTCGACATCGACCCGCAGAGCTTTCTATAA
- a CDS encoding aspartate/glutamate racemase family protein codes for MKTLGLIGGMSWDSTAIYYRLLNEIVRERLGGLHSAKLLLWSFDFAEIAERQHAGDWQGAGTLLVEAARGLEAAGAHGLVICTNTMHKLADQVQAAVSIPLIHIADATAHAVVEAGVKRPALLATRFTMEQDFYKGRLADKYGLQPVVPDRTGRDMVHRVIYDELCQGVVSSGSKAAYVEEVGRLRRDEKIDGLIMGCTEITMLIGQGDFDIPVFDTTRIHAEAAVEFALS; via the coding sequence ATGAAGACCCTTGGCCTCATCGGCGGCATGAGCTGGGATTCGACGGCGATCTATTATCGCCTGCTCAACGAGATCGTGCGCGAGCGGCTGGGCGGGCTGCATTCGGCGAAGCTTTTGCTGTGGTCGTTCGATTTTGCCGAGATCGCCGAACGCCAGCATGCGGGCGACTGGCAAGGCGCGGGCACTCTTCTCGTGGAGGCCGCGCGCGGGCTGGAGGCAGCCGGCGCGCATGGCCTGGTGATCTGCACCAACACCATGCACAAGCTCGCCGACCAGGTGCAGGCAGCGGTGTCGATCCCGTTGATCCACATCGCCGATGCCACGGCGCACGCCGTCGTCGAAGCGGGCGTCAAGCGCCCGGCGCTGCTCGCAACACGCTTCACCATGGAGCAGGATTTCTACAAGGGGCGGCTCGCCGACAAATACGGCCTGCAGCCCGTGGTGCCGGACCGGACCGGCCGCGACATGGTGCATCGGGTGATCTACGACGAGCTCTGCCAGGGCGTCGTCAGCAGCGGTTCGAAAGCGGCCTATGTCGAAGAAGTCGGCCGCCTGCGGCGCGATGAAAAGATCGACGGCCTCATCATGGGCTGCACCGAGATCACGATGCTGATCGGCCAGGGCGATTTCGACATTCCGGTGTTCGACACCACGCGCATTCATGCCGAGGCGGCGGTCGAATTCGCGCTGTCTTGA
- a CDS encoding DUF4345 family protein, whose translation MEFAFPWPASQGEWLAWSSAVVTLLIGLLLFLAPNLAFRILRLQAKPEKAAAIAEGRGRMSGFYLGVSLCCILLAQPLLYMALGFSWLFTAFGRLLSMMSDGANTPFNWASIVVELALAALPLAFAFGFVP comes from the coding sequence ATGGAATTCGCGTTTCCGTGGCCCGCGAGCCAGGGCGAGTGGCTGGCATGGTCGAGCGCCGTTGTCACCTTGCTCATCGGCCTGTTGCTGTTCCTGGCGCCGAATCTCGCCTTCCGCATCCTGCGCCTGCAGGCGAAGCCCGAGAAAGCGGCGGCGATCGCCGAAGGGCGCGGCCGCATGTCGGGCTTCTATCTCGGCGTCAGCCTGTGCTGCATCCTGTTGGCGCAGCCGCTGCTTTACATGGCGCTCGGCTTCTCCTGGCTGTTCACGGCCTTCGGCCGGCTCTTGTCGATGATGTCGGACGGCGCCAACACCCCTTTCAACTGGGCTTCCATCGTGGTTGAATTGGCGCTGGCGGCCCTGCCGCTGGCCTTCGCCTTCGGCTTCGTGCCGTGA
- a CDS encoding F0F1 ATP synthase subunit delta — MAQSSSPISAVAERYASSLFELALQENSVAKVEADLNDFEAMLNGSADLTRLINSPVFSSEDQAKAIGAIVGKAKITGLVGNFLRVVAKNRRLFAVPGMIKAFRQIAADHRGEASAEVTSAHALTDAQQTELKATLKSIAGKDVAIAMTVDPSLLGGLIVKMGSRQIDTSLKTKLNSLKLALKEVG; from the coding sequence GTGGCCCAATCGTCATCGCCAATCTCAGCTGTCGCAGAACGCTATGCAAGCTCGCTGTTCGAGCTCGCGCTGCAGGAAAATTCGGTCGCCAAGGTCGAGGCCGACCTCAACGACTTCGAGGCGATGCTCAACGGCAGCGCCGATCTTACCCGGCTGATCAACAGCCCGGTGTTCTCCAGCGAGGATCAGGCCAAGGCGATCGGCGCGATCGTCGGCAAGGCCAAGATCACCGGCCTGGTCGGCAATTTCCTGCGCGTCGTCGCCAAGAACCGCCGCCTGTTCGCCGTGCCCGGCATGATCAAGGCGTTCCGCCAGATCGCCGCCGATCATCGCGGCGAGGCGTCGGCCGAGGTCACCTCGGCGCATGCGCTGACGGATGCGCAGCAGACCGAGCTCAAGGCGACGCTGAAGAGCATCGCCGGCAAGGACGTGGCCATCGCCATGACCGTCGACCCGTCGCTGCTCGGCGGCCTGATCGTCAAGATGGGCTCGCGCCAGATCGATACGTCGCTCAAAACCAAACTCAATTCGCTCAAGCTTGCACTGAAAGAGGTCGGCTGA
- the atpA gene encoding F0F1 ATP synthase subunit alpha: protein MDIRAAEISAILKDQIKNFGKEAEVSEVGQVLSVGDGIARVYGLDNVQAGEMVEFPGGIRGMALNLEADNVGVVIFGNDRDIKEGDTVKRTGAIVDVPVGPGLLGRVVDALGNPIDGKGPIKATERKRVDVKAPGIIPRKSVHEPMSTGLKAIDALIPVGRGQRELVIGDRQTGKTAIILDTMLNQKSVHDNGPEKEKLYCVYVAVGQKRSTVAQFVKVLEERGALDYSIIIAATASDPAPMQFLAPFAGCTMGEYFRDNGMHALISYDDLSKQAVAYRQMSLLLRRPPGREAYPGDVFYLHSRLLERAAKLNDDNGNGSLTALPIIETQANDVSAYIPTNVISITDGQIFLETNLFFQGIRPAVNVGLSVSRVGSSAQIKAMKQVAGSIKGELAQYREMAAFAQFGSDLDAATQRLLNRGSRLTELLKQPQFSPLKVEEQVAVIFAGVNGYLDKLALNQVGKFEHGLLSHMRSAGKDVLDGIREEKALSDDLRAKLKAEIDAFAKTFA, encoded by the coding sequence ATGGACATCCGCGCCGCGGAAATTTCCGCAATTCTGAAAGACCAGATCAAGAATTTCGGCAAGGAGGCCGAGGTCTCCGAAGTCGGCCAGGTTCTGTCCGTCGGTGACGGCATCGCCCGCGTCTACGGCCTCGACAACGTCCAGGCCGGTGAGATGGTCGAATTCCCCGGCGGCATCCGCGGCATGGCGCTGAACCTCGAAGCCGACAATGTCGGCGTCGTCATCTTCGGCAACGACCGCGACATCAAGGAAGGCGACACCGTCAAGCGCACCGGCGCCATCGTCGACGTTCCGGTCGGCCCCGGCCTGCTCGGCCGCGTCGTCGACGCGCTCGGCAATCCGATCGACGGCAAGGGTCCGATCAAGGCGACCGAACGCAAGCGCGTCGACGTCAAGGCGCCCGGCATCATTCCGCGCAAGTCGGTGCACGAGCCGATGTCGACCGGCCTCAAGGCCATCGACGCGCTGATCCCGGTCGGCCGCGGCCAGCGCGAACTGGTCATCGGCGACCGCCAGACCGGCAAGACTGCCATCATCCTCGACACGATGCTGAACCAAAAGTCGGTGCACGACAACGGTCCGGAGAAGGAGAAGCTCTACTGCGTCTACGTCGCCGTCGGCCAGAAGCGCTCGACCGTCGCGCAGTTCGTCAAGGTGCTGGAAGAGCGCGGCGCGCTCGACTACTCCATCATCATCGCCGCCACCGCGTCCGACCCGGCGCCGATGCAGTTCCTGGCGCCATTCGCCGGTTGCACGATGGGCGAATATTTCCGCGACAACGGCATGCATGCCCTCATCAGCTATGACGACCTGTCGAAGCAGGCCGTCGCCTATCGCCAGATGTCGCTTCTGCTGCGCCGCCCGCCGGGCCGCGAAGCCTATCCAGGCGACGTGTTCTATCTGCACTCGCGTCTCCTGGAGCGCGCCGCCAAGCTCAATGACGACAACGGCAACGGCTCGCTGACCGCGCTGCCCATCATCGAAACGCAGGCCAACGACGTGTCGGCCTACATTCCGACCAACGTGATCTCGATCACCGACGGCCAGATCTTCCTCGAGACCAACCTGTTCTTCCAGGGCATCCGCCCGGCGGTGAACGTCGGCCTGTCGGTGTCGCGCGTCGGCTCCTCGGCGCAGATCAAGGCGATGAAGCAGGTCGCCGGCTCGATCAAGGGCGAGCTCGCGCAGTACCGCGAAATGGCGGCCTTCGCGCAGTTTGGCTCGGATCTCGACGCCGCTACGCAGCGCCTGCTCAACCGCGGCTCACGCCTGACGGAGTTGCTCAAGCAGCCGCAGTTCTCGCCGCTCAAGGTCGAGGAGCAAGTCGCGGTGATCTTCGCCGGCGTCAACGGCTATCTCGACAAGCTGGCGCTCAACCAGGTCGGCAAGTTCGAGCATGGCCTGCTCAGCCACATGCGCTCGGCCGGCAAGGACGTGCTCGACGGCATCCGCGAGGAGAAGGCGCTGTCGGACGACCTGCGCGCCAAGCTGAAGGCGGAAATCGACGCCTTCGCCAAGACCTTTGCTTGA